The Bos mutus isolate GX-2022 chromosome 12, NWIPB_WYAK_1.1, whole genome shotgun sequence genome includes a window with the following:
- the LOC102280945 gene encoding kelch repeat and BTB domain-containing protein 7 has translation MQSREEAPRSRRLASPRGGRRPKRISKPSVSAFFTGPEELKDTGHSAALLAQLKSFYDARLLCDVTIEVVTPGSGPGTGRLFSCNRNVLAAACPYFKSMFTGGMYESHQTNVTMHDVDAESFEVLVDYCYTGRVSLSEANVQRLYAASDMLQLEYVREACASFLARRLDLTNCTAILKFADAFDHHKLRSQAQSFIAHNFKQLSRMGSIREESLADLTLAQLLAVLRLDSLDIESERTVCHVAVQWLEAAPKERGPSAAEVFKCVRWTHFTDEDRGYLEELLTKPIVKKYCLDLVEGALQMRYGDMLSKSLVPKPESSSSSSVVSVAENPPQRLGMCAKEMVIFFGHPRDPFLCYDPYSGDIYTMPSPLTSLAHTKTVTSSAVCVSPDHDIYLAAQPRKDLWVYKPAQNSWQQLADRLLCREGMDVAYLNGYIYILGGRDPITGVKLKEVECYSVQRNQWALVAPVPHSFYSFELIVVQNYLYAVNSKRMLCYDPSHNMWLNCASLKRSDFQEACVFNDEIYCICDIPVMKVYNPARGEWRRISNIPLDSETHNYQIVNHGQKLLLITSTTPQWKKNRVTVYEYDTREDQWINIGTMLGLLQFDSGFICLCARVYPSCLEPGQSFITEEDDARSESSTEWDLDGFSELDSESGSSSSFSDDEVWVQVAPQRNAQDQQGSL, from the coding sequence ATGCAGTCCCGGGAAGAAGCTCCGCGCTCTCGCCGCCTCGCCAGTCCCCGCGGCGGGAGGCGTCCCAAGAGGATTTCCAAGCCCTCAGTTTCGGCTTTTTTCACGGGCCCGGAGGAGCTGAAGGACACGGGCCATTCTGCAGCCCTGCTGGCCCAGCTCAAGTCCTTTTACGACGCGCGGCTGCTCTGCGATGTGACCATCGAGGTGGTCACCCCCGGCAGCGGGCCCGGTACGGGCCGCCTTTTTTCCTGCAACCGTAACGTGCTGGCGGCCGCGTGTCCCTACTTCAAGAGTATGTTCACCGGCGGCATGTACGAGAGCCATCAGACGAACGTGACCATGCACGACGTGGACGCCGAGTCCTTCGAGGTGCTGGTCGATTACTGCTACACCGGTCGCGTGTCATTAAGTGAGGCCAACGTGCAGCGCCTTTACGCGGCCTCCGACATGCTGCAGCTGGAGTACGTGCGGGAAGCCTGTGCCTCTTTCCTAGCCCGCCGCCTTGACCTGACCAACTGCACGGCCATCCTCAAGTTCGCCGACGCCTTCGACCATCACAAGCTGCGATCACAGGCCCAGTCCTTTATAGCCCACAACTTCAAGCAGCTCAGCCGCATGGGTTCGATTCGGGAAGAGTCCCTGGCAGATCTGACCCTGGCCCAGCTGCTAGCTGTCCTGCGCTTGGACAGTCTAGACATCGAGAGTGAGCGGACTGTGTGTCACGTGGCGGTGCAGTGGTTGGAGGCGGCTCCCAAGGAGCGGGGTCCCAGCGCTGCAGAAGTCTTCAAGTGTGTCCGCTGGACCCACTTCACTGACGAAGATCGGGGCTACCTGGAAGAACTGCTGACCAAGCCCATTGTGAAGAAGTACTGTCTGGACCTTGTTGAAGGGGCCCTGCAGATGCGGTATGGTGACATGTTGAGCAAGTCTCTGGTGCCCAAGCCAgagagcagcagcagtagctctgTTGTGTCCGTAGCAGAAAATCCACCCCAGAGGCTGGGTATGTGTGCCAAGGAGATGGTGATCTTCTTTGGCCATCCCAGAGATCCCTTTCTGTGCTATGACCCATACTCGGGGGACATTTACACAATGCCATCGCCTTTGACCAGTTTGGCCCACACTAAGACTGTCACCTCTTCAGCTGTCTGTGTCTCTCCAGATCATGACATCTATCTAGCCGCCCAGCCCAGGAAGGATCTTTGGGTGTATAAACCAGCCCAGAATAGTTGGCAGCAACTTGCTGACCGTCTGCTCTGCCGGGAGGGCATGGATGTGGCATATCTCAATGGCTACATCTACATCCTGGGTGGGCGTGACCCCATTACTGGAGTGAAATTAAAGGAAGTGGAGTGCTACAGTGTTCAGAGGAACCAGTGGGCCTTAGTGGCTCCTGTACCACATTCCTTCTATTCCTTTGAACTCATAGTGGTTCAGAACTATCTTTATGCTGTGAACAGTAAGCGCATGCTCTGCTATGATCCTAGCCATAATATGTGGCTGAACTGTGCTTCACTTAAACGGAGTGACTTTCAGGAAGCCTGTGTCTTCAATGATGAGATCTACTGCATCTGTGACATCCCAGTCATGAAGGTGTATAACCCAGCCAGGGGAGAATGGAGGCGTATTAGTAATATTCCCCTGGACTCAGAGACCCACAACTACCAGATTGTCAATCATGGCCAAAAGTTGCTCCTCATCACTTCCACAACCCCTCAATGGAAAAAAAACCGGGTAACTGTGTATGAATATGATACAAGGGAAGACCAGTGGATTAATATAGGGACCATGTTAGGGCTTCTGCAGTTTGACTCTGGCTTTATTTGCCTCTGTGCTCGTGTTTATCCTTCCTGCCTTGAACCTGGTCAGAGTTTCATCACTGAGGAAGATGATGCACGGAGTGAGTCTAGTACTGAATGGGACTTAGATGGGTTCAGTGAACTGGactctgagtcaggaagttcAAGTTCTTTTTCTGATGATGAAGTCTGGGTACAGGTAGCCCCTCAGCGAAATGCACAGGATCAGCAGggttctttgtaa